From Streptomyces asiaticus, one genomic window encodes:
- a CDS encoding TetR/AcrR family transcriptional regulator — MPNRGDRGGAQTRARIASVATQLFLERGFDDVTINEVAAAAGVSKVTVFAHFDRKEDLLFDRFPEALDTVRTVLRERADDLDPVEAMRRAALALATERHVLSGLGEGVEPFLRTVMASPALIARLRLFASEMEETLAAELDADTRFSGDSTLTAALLVAAYRTVAVETVKRRLAGENLDEVGAAHRRRLTLAFDALAGGLNRASQAGS, encoded by the coding sequence ATGCCGAATCGAGGGGACCGTGGCGGAGCGCAGACCCGGGCTCGCATCGCCTCCGTCGCAACCCAGCTGTTTCTGGAGCGCGGGTTCGACGATGTGACCATCAACGAGGTCGCCGCGGCCGCCGGAGTGTCGAAGGTGACGGTCTTCGCACACTTCGACCGCAAGGAGGACCTCCTGTTCGACCGCTTCCCGGAGGCCCTCGACACCGTGCGGACCGTGCTCCGCGAACGCGCGGATGACCTGGACCCCGTCGAAGCCATGCGCCGAGCCGCCCTCGCACTGGCCACGGAACGCCATGTGCTGTCCGGGCTCGGGGAGGGTGTCGAGCCGTTCCTGCGCACCGTGATGGCGTCCCCCGCGCTGATCGCACGGCTTCGCCTCTTCGCGTCCGAGATGGAGGAGACACTCGCGGCGGAACTCGACGCCGACACTCGTTTCTCCGGCGACAGCACGCTGACCGCGGCCCTGCTCGTCGCCGCGTACCGCACGGTCGCCGTCGAGACGGTGAAGCGACGACTCGCCGGAGAGAACCTCGACGAGGTCGGTGCCGCGCATCGACGTCGTCTGACGCTCGCCTTCGACGCGCTGGCGGGCGGATTGAACAGGGCGTCGCAGGCTGGGAGTTGA
- a CDS encoding FAD-dependent monooxygenase, translating to MRRSDVIVVGAGPTGLFLAGELALQGVRVMVLERLREPDPTIKAGSINVASAEILDRRGLLPAAEDVQRRLLAAVGAFAGHGRRNALVDQLDRDARGARRFPVAGHFAGMLFRAELVDQGDPALAAHTAVSGGVLVPQYDLELLLGEHCARLGVEVRRGVEVHGVRGAGVRGPGVPEVRGTRHAEADLADDADVVVETSAGELTAGWVVAADGGRSAIRGQLGIGFTGTDPQLVGYQAVADFDDPGELSRGWTWTPRGIYAYGPIPGRILVARFGPRPQDRDAPVTLDELQAVIRDVTGVDVTLKGLRGRATSWSDNARQARSYRRGRVLLAGDAAHVHAPFSGQGLNLGLGDAVNLGWKLAATVRGHAPAGLLDSYESERHPIAAWVLDWTRAQVALMRGDEHTARLREVVGGELFTAPGVMNRVVALTSGITQRYDVAAGAAEPVGSIAGDVALASGDRLADHAHDGRFVLVDRSPDGRFAEAVRPMEHRIAYVADPASATSPPSLLVRPDGVIVWADSRDTATSDIATSGTATSDIATSGTATSDIATSGTATSDDGALKELDAAIQRWVGTR from the coding sequence ATGCGGCGCAGCGATGTGATCGTCGTCGGAGCCGGGCCCACGGGTCTCTTCCTCGCCGGTGAACTGGCACTCCAGGGCGTACGGGTGATGGTCCTGGAGCGGCTCCGGGAGCCCGATCCGACGATCAAGGCCGGGTCGATCAATGTCGCCAGTGCGGAAATCCTCGACCGGCGCGGGCTGTTGCCGGCCGCGGAGGACGTACAGCGGCGGCTGCTGGCGGCCGTCGGTGCCTTCGCCGGCCACGGCCGGAGGAACGCCCTCGTCGACCAGCTGGACCGGGATGCGCGGGGCGCGCGCCGCTTCCCGGTCGCCGGGCATTTCGCGGGCATGCTGTTCCGCGCTGAGCTGGTCGATCAGGGCGATCCGGCGCTGGCCGCACACACCGCGGTCTCGGGCGGCGTCCTTGTGCCCCAGTACGATCTCGAGTTGCTGCTCGGGGAGCACTGCGCCCGGCTCGGTGTGGAGGTGCGCCGAGGTGTCGAGGTGCACGGTGTGCGTGGTGCGGGTGTGCGTGGTCCGGGTGTGCCTGAGGTGCGTGGCACGCGACACGCGGAAGCGGACCTCGCCGACGACGCCGATGTCGTGGTGGAGACCAGCGCGGGCGAGCTGACGGCCGGGTGGGTCGTCGCGGCCGACGGCGGCCGCAGCGCGATCCGCGGGCAGCTGGGCATCGGCTTCACCGGAACCGATCCGCAGCTGGTGGGGTACCAGGCGGTGGCCGACTTCGACGACCCCGGCGAGCTGAGCCGCGGCTGGACCTGGACGCCCCGCGGCATCTACGCCTACGGCCCGATCCCCGGGCGCATTCTCGTCGCTCGCTTCGGCCCGCGGCCGCAGGACCGCGACGCCCCCGTCACGCTCGACGAACTCCAGGCGGTCATACGCGATGTCACCGGCGTCGATGTGACGCTCAAGGGCCTGCGCGGCCGTGCGACCAGCTGGTCCGACAACGCCCGGCAGGCCCGGTCCTACCGGCGCGGCCGGGTGCTGCTCGCGGGCGATGCCGCGCATGTGCACGCGCCGTTCAGCGGCCAGGGGCTGAACCTCGGCCTCGGCGACGCGGTCAACCTCGGTTGGAAGCTCGCCGCGACCGTGCGGGGGCACGCTCCGGCCGGACTGCTCGACAGCTACGAGAGCGAACGCCATCCGATCGCGGCGTGGGTGCTCGACTGGACGCGGGCGCAGGTCGCCCTGATGCGCGGCGACGAACACACCGCGCGGCTGCGCGAGGTCGTCGGCGGCGAACTGTTCACCGCGCCGGGCGTGATGAACCGCGTGGTCGCGCTGACGTCGGGGATCACACAGCGCTATGACGTGGCCGCGGGGGCGGCGGAGCCGGTCGGCTCGATCGCCGGGGATGTCGCACTGGCCTCCGGCGACCGGCTCGCCGACCACGCCCACGACGGCCGTTTCGTCCTCGTCGACCGTTCGCCCGACGGGCGCTTCGCCGAGGCCGTACGCCCGATGGAGCACCGGATCGCGTACGTGGCGGACCCCGCCTCCGCCACGTCGCCACCCAGCCTGCTCGTACGACCCGACGGCGTCATCGTCTGGGCCGACTCGCGCGACACCGCCACGTCCGACATCGCCACGTCCGGCACCGCCACGTCCGACATCGCCACGTCCGGCACCGCCACCTCCGACATCGCCACGTCCGGCACCGCCACCTCCGACGACGGCGCTCTCAAGGAGCTCGACGCCGCGATTCAGCGCTGGGTCGGCACACGCTGA
- a CDS encoding aldo/keto reductase: protein METMAHNRTLGRSGIDVSPLGFGCWAIGGEWQSTDGQPLGWGKVDDDESVHAIRRALDLGVTFFDTADAYGTGHSERVLGRALGKHRGDVVVATKWGNVFDERTRIREGQDDSPEHVRRALTASLQRLNTDHIDLYQLHISDADPERAVQLRDVCEELVREGLIRAYAWSTDDPDRAAVFAEGPHCAAVQHRLNILQDAPELLALCAESDLASINRSPLAMGLLAGKHTAGRALDDGDIRNAPPAWLPGFIANAGADPVWLRRVDALRSLLTSDGRTLVQGALAWIWARSPRTIPIPGFRTVAQAEENAGAIAKGPLTAGQMADIDRILGR, encoded by the coding sequence ATGGAGACCATGGCGCACAACAGAACGCTGGGCCGCAGCGGCATCGACGTGAGTCCCCTCGGCTTCGGCTGCTGGGCCATCGGCGGTGAGTGGCAGTCCACCGACGGGCAGCCCCTGGGCTGGGGCAAGGTCGACGACGACGAGTCGGTGCACGCGATCCGGCGCGCACTCGACCTCGGCGTCACCTTCTTCGACACCGCCGACGCGTACGGCACCGGCCACAGCGAACGCGTGCTCGGCCGTGCCCTCGGCAAGCACCGCGGCGATGTCGTCGTCGCCACGAAATGGGGCAATGTCTTCGACGAGCGGACCCGGATCCGCGAGGGCCAGGACGACTCCCCGGAGCATGTACGCCGCGCCCTGACCGCCTCGCTGCAACGCCTGAACACGGACCATATCGACCTGTACCAGCTCCACATCTCCGACGCCGACCCCGAGCGGGCCGTGCAACTCCGCGATGTCTGCGAGGAGTTGGTACGCGAGGGGCTCATCCGCGCCTACGCGTGGAGCACCGACGACCCCGACCGGGCCGCCGTCTTCGCCGAGGGGCCGCACTGCGCGGCCGTCCAGCACCGGCTGAACATCCTCCAGGACGCGCCCGAACTCCTCGCGCTCTGCGCGGAGTCGGACCTCGCCAGCATCAACCGCAGCCCCCTCGCCATGGGGCTGCTCGCCGGTAAGCACACCGCCGGGCGCGCCCTGGACGACGGGGACATCCGCAACGCGCCGCCCGCCTGGCTGCCGGGGTTCATCGCGAACGCGGGCGCGGACCCGGTCTGGCTCCGCCGGGTCGATGCCCTGCGGTCCCTCCTCACCAGCGACGGCCGTACCCTCGTGCAAGGCGCCCTCGCCTGGATCTGGGCCCGCAGCCCGCGGACGATCCCGATCCCCGGCTTCCGTACGGTCGCCCAGGCCGAGGAGAACGCGGGCGCGATCGCGAAGGGGCCGCTCACGGCCGGGCAGATGGCCGATATCGACCGTATCCTGGGGCGGTGA
- a CDS encoding FUSC family protein: MRATRAGTLLVLPLVAVLVLPGGTGPAGGHERTGWAAVMALVAVVWGSLLTWAARRARLIRRPPAVEVTAAAAGPRRGGIPASTRMAWQMAAALAAAFAVGRMVWPDHWAWVVLTAFLVGSGARSRADVLVKGVWRTVGAAVGTVVAGALAGSFGPRSDAVVVLIFAVLAVATWLRELSHAYWAGCVTAVLSLLYDWFGQSPGGLLHTRLAGIAVGAVIGIAALWLVLPIRTSAAVRARTAAALAALTELLEADWRDGRAVHLARARFSHRVGQLGATTAPLRILAAPPLPRALSVRRRRSVDALRAEAALRRCVEPADDLATAATSATSATSASATSATSASATSATSASATSASATSATSAPDVLADDPGLRGRRGEVAAHTLAVRRAIGRRPAPPGAPAAAPTGEDPPHRTSGDRGLGGSCRDRRPTRRAHRGVRPTAHPTRVASGRGHRPPMTHTADQPWSERHGNATLNVKIRRPMWSGPLTLVV, encoded by the coding sequence GTGCGCGCCACGCGGGCGGGCACTCTCCTCGTCCTGCCGCTGGTCGCCGTCCTGGTCCTGCCCGGTGGCACCGGGCCCGCGGGCGGGCACGAGCGCACCGGGTGGGCGGCGGTGATGGCGCTGGTCGCGGTCGTCTGGGGGTCGCTGCTGACATGGGCGGCGCGGCGCGCCCGGCTCATCCGCAGGCCACCGGCGGTCGAAGTGACCGCGGCAGCGGCCGGGCCACGGCGTGGCGGGATACCGGCAAGCACCCGGATGGCGTGGCAGATGGCGGCCGCGCTGGCCGCGGCGTTCGCCGTGGGGCGGATGGTGTGGCCGGACCACTGGGCCTGGGTGGTCCTCACCGCGTTCCTGGTCGGCAGCGGTGCGCGAAGCCGGGCGGATGTGCTGGTGAAGGGGGTGTGGCGGACGGTCGGCGCCGCGGTCGGCACGGTGGTGGCGGGCGCCCTCGCCGGATCGTTCGGACCCCGCTCGGACGCCGTGGTGGTGCTGATCTTCGCGGTGCTGGCGGTGGCCACCTGGCTGCGGGAGCTGAGCCACGCGTACTGGGCGGGCTGTGTCACGGCCGTCCTGTCGCTGCTCTACGACTGGTTCGGGCAGAGCCCGGGAGGCTTGCTGCACACCCGGCTGGCGGGGATCGCGGTCGGCGCGGTCATCGGTATCGCGGCGTTGTGGCTGGTGCTGCCGATCCGCACCTCCGCGGCGGTGCGGGCCCGCACCGCGGCCGCGCTGGCCGCCCTGACCGAACTGCTGGAAGCCGACTGGCGCGATGGCCGGGCCGTACACCTGGCCCGGGCCCGCTTCAGCCACCGCGTCGGGCAACTGGGCGCGACCACCGCACCGCTGCGGATCCTGGCCGCGCCGCCCCTCCCCCGCGCGCTGTCCGTGCGGCGCCGGCGGAGCGTCGACGCGCTGCGTGCCGAGGCGGCCTTGCGGCGCTGCGTCGAACCGGCCGACGACCTCGCCACCGCCGCCACCTCCGCCACCTCCGCCACCTCCGCGTCCGCCACGTCCGCCACCTCCGCGTCCGCCACATCCGCCACCTCCGCGTCCGCCACCTCCGCGTCCGCCACGTCCGCCACCTCCGCGCCGGACGTGCTCGCCGACGACCCGGGCCTGCGCGGGCGGCGCGGCGAGGTGGCGGCGCACACACTCGCCGTACGCCGCGCCATCGGCCGCCGCCCGGCACCGCCCGGCGCCCCAGCCGCGGCTCCAACCGGCGAAGACCCGCCCCACCGGACCTCAGGCGACCGCGGCCTGGGAGGCTCTTGCCGCGATCGACGCCCAACTCGACGTGCTCACCGCGGTGTTCGGCCGACCGCCCATCCCACCCGCGTCGCATCCGGCCGCGGCCACCGCCCGCCCATGACGCATACGGCCGACCAGCCGTGGAGCGAACGCCACGGCAACGCAACACTGAACGTAAAGATCCGCCGTCCGATGTGGTCCGGACCATTGACACTAGTGGTCTAG
- a CDS encoding glycoside hydrolase family 88 protein — protein MSVSRRALLTTAAGTAVAATSIAPPAQAAEEVPGHAATLRTLRETADYAVAKLRAVAPGVSGFPVGTKFEKWTYSQNGDWVGGFWPGTLWMAWLHSGEERFRTLALASAEKLAPRQNDTGTHDLGFLFYPSWVTAWRLTGQDTWRAGALRAASSLIRRYNPRGRFIRAWGALDEQANAGRVIMDTMMNLDLLAFASSQSGDGKYLDIAVEHARTTQRHFPRPDGSTPHVYDFDPSSGAPLGPATVQGYSPASCWSRGQAWGIYGFTTIHRRTGHREFLTTARKLADFALGALTPDNVPVWDYLAPQAPHDIKDASAGAVMACGLLDLSKATGEPRYREAALRLLTALAQTCLTTKSTRAEAIVARCTRNRPSEDGVEISLPYADYYLLEGILRVLRPDDVDRAIDLSTV, from the coding sequence ATGAGCGTTTCCCGGCGAGCCCTGCTGACCACCGCGGCCGGTACCGCGGTGGCGGCCACTTCGATCGCTCCCCCGGCCCAGGCGGCGGAGGAGGTTCCCGGCCATGCCGCCACGCTCCGCACCCTCCGCGAGACGGCGGACTACGCGGTGGCGAAGCTCCGCGCGGTCGCACCGGGGGTGAGCGGCTTTCCGGTCGGTACGAAGTTCGAGAAGTGGACGTACTCCCAGAACGGCGACTGGGTGGGCGGGTTCTGGCCGGGGACGCTGTGGATGGCCTGGCTGCACAGCGGCGAGGAACGGTTCCGCACCCTGGCCCTCGCCTCCGCGGAGAAGCTCGCCCCCCGCCAGAACGACACCGGCACCCACGACCTCGGATTCCTCTTCTATCCCTCGTGGGTCACCGCGTGGCGGCTCACCGGCCAGGACACCTGGCGGGCGGGCGCGCTGCGGGCGGCCTCCTCGCTGATCCGGCGCTACAACCCGCGCGGCCGTTTCATCCGGGCCTGGGGAGCACTGGACGAGCAGGCGAACGCGGGCCGGGTCATCATGGACACCATGATGAACCTCGATCTGCTGGCGTTCGCGAGCAGCCAGAGCGGGGACGGCAAGTACCTCGACATCGCCGTGGAGCACGCGAGAACCACCCAGCGGCACTTCCCGCGCCCGGACGGATCCACCCCGCACGTCTACGACTTCGACCCGTCCTCCGGCGCTCCGCTCGGCCCGGCCACCGTGCAGGGGTACAGCCCGGCCTCCTGCTGGTCACGCGGACAGGCCTGGGGGATCTACGGCTTCACCACCATCCACCGCCGGACCGGCCACCGGGAATTCCTCACCACCGCGCGGAAACTCGCCGACTTCGCCCTCGGCGCGCTCACCCCGGACAACGTCCCCGTGTGGGACTACCTCGCGCCACAAGCACCCCACGACATCAAGGACGCCTCCGCGGGCGCGGTCATGGCATGCGGTCTGCTCGACCTGTCCAAGGCCACCGGCGAACCGCGTTACCGCGAGGCGGCGCTGCGGCTGCTCACCGCGCTCGCGCAGACCTGCCTGACCACGAAGTCGACGCGGGCCGAGGCGATCGTGGCGCGCTGCACCCGCAACCGCCCGAGCGAGGACGGCGTCGAGATCTCGCTCCCGTACGCCGACTACTACCTGCTCGAAGGCATCCTGCGGGTCCTGCGCCCCGACGACGTCGACCGGGCCATCGACCTGTCCACGGTCTGA
- a CDS encoding coagulation factor 5/8 type domain-containing protein → MTNDTAGTSHTTVSDTTGDTTQPGHRRRRRAARATAAFAVLAGAVAAALTVPAAHGADAEPDLGPHVQIFDPSMSAQEIQGKLDSVFGEQEKNQFGQARHALLFKPGSYDVKANVGFYTQVAGLGLSPDDTTINGQVHAEADWFDGNATQNFWRDAENLAVNPDGGADRWAVSQAAPYRRMHLKGDLQLDDGGWSSGGLLADTKVDGQVKSGSQQQWLSRNTEWGGWTGSNWNMVFVGAENAPAGDFPNPPYTRVDKSPVTREKPFLYVDDDGAYKVFVPEVRKDSTGTSWSSGTPKGTSLPLSDFFIAKPDATAEEMNAALDAGKHLLITPGVYHLDAPLKVTKPDTVVLGLGLATLVPDNGVSAMKVADVDGVKLAGLLIDAGTENSDTLMEVGPEDSSANHADNPTSLHDVFFRVGGAGVGKASTSLVVNSSNVIGDHTWIWRADHGDGVGWDSNTADQGLVVNGDDVTMYGLFVEHYQKHQTTWNGEGGRTYFYQNEMPYDPPDQGAWMNGSTKGYAAYKVADSVNRHEAWGLGSYCFFNTNKSVAAEHAFEVPQRPDVKFHDMVTVSLGGTGTINHVINGTGGPSDANSNVANVTEYP, encoded by the coding sequence ATGACGAACGACACCGCTGGGACGAGCCACACCACCGTGTCGGACACCACCGGGGACACCACCCAGCCCGGGCACCGCCGACGCCGTCGCGCCGCCCGCGCCACCGCCGCGTTCGCCGTGCTGGCCGGCGCCGTCGCCGCGGCGCTGACCGTACCGGCGGCGCACGGCGCGGACGCCGAGCCGGACCTGGGCCCCCATGTGCAGATCTTCGACCCGTCGATGTCCGCGCAGGAGATCCAGGGCAAGCTCGACTCCGTCTTCGGCGAGCAGGAGAAGAACCAGTTCGGCCAGGCCCGGCACGCCCTGCTGTTCAAGCCCGGCTCGTACGACGTCAAGGCCAATGTCGGCTTCTACACCCAGGTGGCGGGCCTCGGCCTGTCGCCCGACGACACCACCATCAACGGCCAGGTGCACGCCGAGGCCGACTGGTTCGACGGCAACGCCACGCAGAACTTCTGGCGCGACGCCGAGAACCTCGCCGTCAACCCGGACGGCGGCGCGGACCGCTGGGCCGTCTCACAGGCCGCCCCGTACCGCCGGATGCATCTGAAGGGCGATCTCCAGCTGGACGACGGCGGCTGGTCCAGCGGCGGTCTGCTGGCGGACACCAAGGTCGACGGGCAGGTGAAGTCCGGATCGCAGCAGCAGTGGCTCTCCCGCAACACCGAATGGGGCGGCTGGACCGGCTCCAACTGGAACATGGTGTTCGTCGGCGCGGAGAACGCCCCGGCCGGGGACTTCCCCAACCCGCCGTACACCCGCGTCGACAAGTCACCCGTCACCCGCGAGAAGCCGTTCCTGTACGTGGACGACGACGGCGCGTACAAGGTGTTCGTGCCGGAGGTGCGCAAGGACTCGACGGGCACGTCGTGGTCCTCGGGGACGCCCAAGGGCACGTCGCTCCCGCTGAGCGACTTCTTCATCGCCAAGCCGGATGCCACGGCCGAGGAGATGAACGCGGCGCTCGACGCGGGCAAGCACCTGCTCATCACCCCGGGCGTCTACCACCTCGACGCGCCACTGAAGGTGACCAAGCCCGACACCGTCGTACTGGGCCTGGGGCTGGCCACGCTGGTTCCCGACAACGGGGTCTCGGCGATGAAGGTGGCCGACGTGGACGGCGTCAAGCTCGCGGGACTGCTCATCGACGCCGGCACCGAGAACTCCGACACGCTGATGGAGGTCGGCCCCGAGGACTCGTCCGCGAACCACGCCGACAACCCCACCTCGCTGCACGATGTGTTCTTCCGGGTCGGCGGCGCGGGCGTGGGCAAGGCGTCCACCAGCCTGGTGGTCAACAGCTCGAACGTGATCGGCGACCATACGTGGATCTGGCGCGCCGACCACGGCGACGGCGTGGGCTGGGACTCCAACACGGCCGACCAGGGGCTCGTCGTCAACGGCGACGACGTGACCATGTACGGCCTGTTCGTCGAGCACTACCAGAAGCACCAGACGACCTGGAACGGCGAGGGCGGCCGCACGTACTTCTACCAGAACGAGATGCCCTACGACCCGCCGGACCAGGGCGCCTGGATGAACGGCTCCACCAAGGGATACGCCGCCTACAAGGTGGCCGACTCGGTCAACCGCCATGAGGCGTGGGGCCTGGGCAGCTACTGCTTCTTCAACACCAACAAGTCCGTGGCCGCCGAGCACGCCTTCGAGGTTCCCCAGCGCCCCGATGTGAAGTTCCATGACATGGTCACCGTCTCGCTCGGCGGCACCGGCACCATCAACCATGTCATCAATGGCACGGGAGGTCCCTCGGACGCCAACAGCAACGTGGCGAACGTGACCGAGTACCCCTGA
- a CDS encoding glycoside hydrolase family 16 protein yields the protein MDSPRLPRRLLVSLVSVLALVSLSTGLAQGTSASAAGPAEKSTARPASAAAVTFSDEFDGPAGSAVNGGKWQIETGDNVNNHERQYYTAGNSNAALDGQGHLVITARRENPGNYQCWYGRCEYTSARLNTSGKFTTTYGRVEARMKIPRGQGMWPAFWMLGNDIGQVGWPNSGEIDIMENVGFEPSTVHGTLHGPGYSGSGGIGAGYSLPGGQAFADAYHTFAIDWSPNAISWSVDGTVYQRRTPADLGGRQWVFNKPFFVILNLAVGGYWPGDPDGSTSFPQQLLVDYVRVSTDSGQPSGGAITGVGGKCVDVAGANNANGTAVQLYDCNGTAAQQWTVGSDGTVRALGKCLDVASGGTADGTVVQLWDCNGSAAQQWAVPAARDIVNPQADKCLDATGGSSANGTRLQIWTCTGAANQKWTVTR from the coding sequence ATGGACTCCCCGCGCTTACCCCGGCGACTGCTGGTGTCCCTGGTCTCGGTCCTCGCCCTCGTGTCGCTGTCCACCGGACTGGCACAGGGCACCTCGGCCTCCGCCGCCGGCCCCGCCGAGAAGTCCACCGCGAGACCCGCCTCGGCGGCCGCCGTCACGTTCTCCGACGAGTTCGACGGGCCCGCCGGCTCCGCCGTCAACGGCGGCAAGTGGCAGATCGAGACGGGGGACAACGTCAACAACCACGAGCGGCAGTACTACACGGCGGGCAACAGCAACGCCGCCCTCGACGGCCAGGGTCACCTGGTCATCACCGCCCGCCGCGAGAACCCGGGCAACTACCAGTGCTGGTACGGACGGTGTGAGTACACCTCCGCCCGGCTGAACACCTCCGGCAAGTTCACCACCACCTACGGCCGGGTCGAGGCCCGGATGAAGATCCCGCGCGGGCAGGGCATGTGGCCCGCGTTCTGGATGCTGGGCAATGACATCGGACAGGTCGGCTGGCCCAACTCCGGTGAGATCGACATCATGGAGAACGTGGGCTTCGAGCCCTCCACGGTCCACGGCACCCTCCACGGTCCCGGGTACTCGGGCTCCGGTGGCATCGGCGCCGGATACTCCCTGCCCGGTGGCCAGGCGTTCGCCGACGCGTATCACACCTTCGCCATCGACTGGAGCCCGAACGCGATCAGCTGGTCCGTCGACGGCACCGTGTACCAGCGGCGCACCCCCGCCGACCTCGGTGGCCGGCAGTGGGTGTTCAACAAGCCCTTCTTCGTGATCCTCAACCTCGCGGTCGGCGGCTACTGGCCCGGGGACCCCGACGGCAGCACCTCCTTCCCCCAGCAGCTCCTCGTCGACTACGTCCGGGTCAGCACCGACAGCGGACAGCCGAGCGGCGGGGCCATCACCGGTGTCGGTGGCAAGTGTGTGGACGTGGCGGGTGCCAACAATGCCAATGGCACGGCGGTGCAGCTCTATGACTGCAATGGGACTGCGGCGCAGCAGTGGACGGTTGGTTCCGATGGCACGGTTCGTGCGTTGGGGAAGTGTCTGGATGTGGCGTCGGGTGGTACGGCCGATGGCACTGTGGTTCAGCTGTGGGATTGCAATGGGAGTGCGGCTCAGCAGTGGGCGGTTCCGGCGGCGCGTGACATTGTGAATCCGCAGGCCGACAAGTGTCTGGATGCCACGGGCGGGAGTTCGGCGAACGGCACGCGGTTGCAGATATGGACCTGCACCGGCGCCGCCAACCAGAAGTGGACGGTGACCAGATGA
- a CDS encoding chitinase: MIGGLLRGPGIRRLLGAAAAAALLTGLTSLPASGAVAATGQITGVGGKCVDVAGANNANGTAVQLYDCNGTAAQQWTVGSDGTVRALGKCLDVASGGTADGTVVQLWDCNGSAAQQWAVPAARDIVNPQADKCLDATGGSSANGTRLQIWTCTGAANQKWTAPSGDTTPPGPGAMAVAPYLYNGWGSPPSPTTVMNATGVKWFTLAFVLSNGYCNPQWDGGRPLTGGVDQQTVNTVRSAGGDVIPSFGGWSGNKLESSCGSAGELAAAYQKVINAYGLKAIDIDIEAAAYDSPTVQQRTVDALKTVKANNPGIKVYVTFGTGQNGPDNSLISKAAAAGLTVDSWTIMPFNFGGAGQNMGQLTIRAAEGLKNTVKSAYGYSDDQAYRHSGISSMNGITDNGETVTVADFRTILGYAQQKHLARLTFWSVNRDRPCTGGGADTCSGVSQQPWDFTRVFAQYGG; encoded by the coding sequence ATGATCGGCGGACTCCTGCGCGGACCCGGGATACGCCGTCTGCTCGGCGCCGCGGCCGCCGCTGCCCTCCTCACCGGCCTGACCAGCCTCCCCGCGAGTGGCGCCGTGGCGGCCACCGGGCAGATCACCGGTGTCGGTGGCAAGTGTGTGGACGTGGCGGGTGCCAACAATGCCAATGGCACGGCGGTGCAGCTCTATGACTGCAATGGGACTGCGGCGCAGCAGTGGACGGTTGGTTCCGATGGCACGGTTCGTGCGTTGGGGAAGTGTCTGGATGTGGCGTCGGGTGGTACGGCCGATGGCACTGTGGTTCAGCTGTGGGATTGCAATGGGAGTGCGGCTCAGCAGTGGGCGGTTCCGGCGGCGCGTGACATTGTGAATCCGCAGGCCGACAAGTGTCTGGATGCCACGGGCGGGAGTTCGGCGAACGGCACGCGGTTGCAGATATGGACCTGCACCGGCGCCGCCAATCAGAAGTGGACGGCGCCGAGCGGTGACACCACACCGCCCGGACCGGGTGCCATGGCCGTGGCCCCGTACCTCTACAACGGCTGGGGCAGCCCGCCGAGCCCCACCACCGTGATGAACGCGACCGGCGTCAAGTGGTTCACCCTCGCCTTCGTCCTCAGCAACGGCTACTGCAACCCGCAGTGGGACGGTGGCCGTCCGCTCACCGGAGGGGTCGACCAGCAGACCGTCAACACCGTGCGGTCGGCCGGTGGCGATGTCATCCCGTCCTTCGGCGGCTGGAGCGGCAACAAGCTGGAGAGCTCCTGCGGCAGCGCGGGCGAGCTGGCCGCCGCGTACCAGAAGGTGATCAACGCCTATGGGCTCAAGGCGATCGACATCGACATCGAGGCCGCGGCGTACGACAGTCCGACCGTCCAGCAGCGCACGGTCGACGCGCTGAAGACGGTCAAGGCCAACAACCCCGGCATCAAGGTGTACGTGACCTTCGGCACCGGCCAGAACGGCCCCGACAACAGCCTGATCAGCAAGGCCGCCGCCGCCGGGCTGACCGTGGACAGCTGGACCATCATGCCGTTCAACTTCGGGGGAGCGGGCCAGAACATGGGCCAGCTCACCATCCGCGCCGCCGAGGGGCTCAAGAACACGGTCAAGAGCGCCTACGGGTACTCGGACGACCAGGCGTACCGGCACTCCGGCATCTCGTCGATGAACGGCATCACCGACAACGGCGAGACGGTGACCGTGGCCGACTTCCGCACCATCCTCGGCTACGCCCAGCAGAAGCACCTCGCGCGGCTGACCTTCTGGTCGGTCAACCGTGACCGGCCCTGCACCGGTGGCGGAGCCGACACCTGCTCGGGCGTCTCCCAGCAGCCGTGGGACTTCACCCGCGTCTTCGCCCAGTACGGCGGCTGA